From one Esox lucius isolate fEsoLuc1 chromosome 11, fEsoLuc1.pri, whole genome shotgun sequence genomic stretch:
- the LOC105028361 gene encoding trafficking protein particle complex subunit 5-like — MDTRFTRGKSNILERPLTRPKTEVSVSAFALLFSEMVQYCQSRVYSVSELQQRLSDMGQGVGASLLDVLVLREKNGKRETKVLNILLFVKVSVWKALFGKEADKLEQANDDDKTYYIIEKEPLINAYISVPKENSTLNCAAFTAGVVEAILTHSGFPAKVTAHWHKGTTLMIKFDEAVIARDKALDGR, encoded by the exons ATGGACACTCGGTTCACAAGAGGAAAGTCAAATATCCTTGAACGTCCTTTAACCCGTCCCAAGACTGAAGTCAGTGTGAGTGCCTTTGCGCTGCTCTTCTCTGAGATGGTTCAGTACTGCCAGAGCCGTGTGTACTCTGTGTCCGAGCTGCAGCAGCGCTTGTCAGACATGGGTCAGGGCGTTGGTGCCAGTTTGCTGGACGTCCTAGTGCTAAGGGAGAAGAATGGGAAGAGGGAGACCAAGGTGCTGAACATACTGCTGTTTGTTAAG GTGTCAGTGTGGAAAGCCCTGTTCGGTAAAGAGGCAGACAAGCTAGAACAGGCCAACGATGACGATAAGACCTACTACATCATAGAAAAGGAGCCTCTGATCAATGCTTACATCTCTGTACCCAAGGAGAACAGCACACTGAATTGTGCTGCGTTCACTGCTGGCGTTGTGGAGGCCATTCTCACACACAGTGGCTTTCCTGCCAAGGTCACAGCCCACTGGCACAAGGGCACCACGCTCATGATCAAGTTTGATGAAGCTGTGATAGCCAGAGACAAGGCCCTGGATGGCAGATAG
- the mcoln1b gene encoding mucolipin-1: MASSNCNSIQNEKDGLFSPVSSYGSHDLLSGGNPRLSGLVGSELQQQQEEEEALRRKLKYFFMSPCDKYHAKGRKPYKLGLQLLKIIIVTVQLVLFGLSNQMVVTFKEENTAAFKHLFLKDYQDSSTAIYRQRELYSHIYYAIDQYLALPQTALGRYAYVRGEGVNGSALSLCQRYYKRGSIEPVNDTFDIDPQVFTDCIGVDPLPDPPSPDYRDYKNFTLHFYKLINVTIQFQLKAINIQTIINNEIPDCYTFAITIVLDNKASSGRVKTSLVNHASIKECKDSNVWGHAENYLRESFDVVVAVACLLSLSLCGRSIVRGVVLQNEYVQFFRHRLNHSVGWADRMEFINGWYILLIVSDMLTIIGSFIKIGIESKNLSSYDVCGILLGSSTLLVWVGVIRYLSFFQKYNILIVTMRAAFPNVIRFCLCVAAIYLGYCFCGWIVLGPYHTKFRSLSMVSECLFSLINGDDMFVTFAEIHKSGTLVWLFSQVYLYTFISLFIYMVLSLFIALITGAYDAIMAQTQETMHITDLHAFIAECPDTPCSGRFRGPETSSCAFFCCFD, encoded by the exons ATGGCCTCATCGAACTGCAACAGCATCCAAAACG AGAAAGATGGGCTGTTTTCACCTGTGAGTAGCTATGGCTCTCATGACCTGCTCAGTGGTGGGAATCCCCGACTCTCTGGCCTGGTTGGCTCAGAACTCCAGCAGCagcaagaggaggaggaggcactGCGGAGGAAGCTCAAGTACTTTTTCATGAGCCCTTGTGACAAATACCATGCCAAGGGCCGTAAGCCCTACAAATTGGGCCTGCAGCTGCTCAAGATCATTATTGTCACTGTGCAG TTAGTCTTGTTTGGCTTGAGCAATCAGATGGTGGTGACATTCAAGGAGGAGAACACGGCAGCCTTCAAACACCTTTTCCTCAAAGACTACCAGGATTCTTCCACGGCCATTTACAGACAACGTGAACTTTACAGCCACATTTATTATGCCATTGATCAG taTCTGGCTCTACCCCAGACGGCACTGGGCCGATATGCGTATGTGCGGGGTGAGGGCGTCAATGGGagcgctctctctctgtgccagcGGTACTATAAGAGGGGCAGCATAGAGCCTGTCAATGACACCTTTGACATCGACCCCCAAGTCTTCACTG ATTGCATTGGTGTGGACCCTCTACCAGACCCTCCTTCACCTGATTACAGGGACTACAAGAACTTCACCCTCCACTTCTACAA GCTGATCAATGTGACAATTCAGTTCCAGCTTAAAGCCATAAACATCCAGACCATCATAAACAATGAGATCCCTGACTGCTACACCTTTGCCATCACG ATCGTCCTGGACAACAAGGCTAGCAGCGGCAGAGTGAAGACCAGTCTTGTCAACCATGCCTCCATCAAGGAGTGCAAAGACTCCAATGTGTGGGGGCacg CGGAGAACTATCTGAGGGAGTCGTTTGACGTGGTTGTAGCCGTGGCGTGTCTTCTGTCTCTGTCGCTGTGCGGTCGCTCCATTGTCAGGGGAGTCGTCCTACAAAAT GAGTATGTCCAGTTCTTCAGACACAGGCTGAATCACAGTGTGGGCTGGGCAGATAGGATGGAGTTCATTAATGGCTGGTACATCCTGCTTATCGTCAGTGACATGCTGACCATCATTGGCAGTTTCATCAAGATCGGCATCGAGTCCAAG AACCTGTCATCCTATGACGTGTGTGGGATCCTGTTGGGTTCCTCCACTCTGCTAGTGTGGGTCGGAGTCATTCGCTACCTTAGCTTCTTCCAGAAGTACAAT ATCCTGATTGTGACAATGCGGGCTGCCTTCCCCAATGTAATCCGATTCTGCCTCTGTGTAGCTGCCATTTATCTTGGTTACTGCTTCTGCGGCTGGATCGTGCTGGGGCCCTACCATACCAAG TTCCGCTCTCTGTCCATGGTGTCCGAGTGCCTGTTCTCTCTGATCAATGGAGATGACATGTTTGTGACGTTTGCTGAAATACATAAGAGCGGCACCCTGGTGTGGTTGTTTAGCCAGGTCTACCTCTACACCTTCATCTCCCTCTTCATCTACATGGTGCTTTCGCTCTTCATCGCCCTCATCACGGGAGCCTACGACGCCATCATG GCCCAAACCCAAGAGACTATGCACATCACTGACCTGCATGCTTTCATAGCAGAGTGTCCTGACACACCCTGCTCTGGAAGGTTCCGTGGACCAGAGACATCATCCTGTGCATTCTTCTGCTGCTTTGACTG A